Proteins encoded together in one Lathyrus oleraceus cultivar Zhongwan6 chromosome 5, CAAS_Psat_ZW6_1.0, whole genome shotgun sequence window:
- the LOC127079315 gene encoding uncharacterized protein LOC127079315: MGDKDSPLGDLTVIITTMDGKVSRLEDLVDIITPMGSKDLPLGDSTHIIAIMDDKDPPLGDPSDIITPMGDKDPPLGDLADIIATIGGKDPPLWDPTNIIATMGGKDPPLEDPSDIFDSMALSTYPSQIQSLSLTKKKPDLVSLNQFYCNELPSLIHQRNPNPFITTQELSKLMQWKLTRGKWRPRLLDFVSSIEDAVVKRSSEKAFESLPDVEKAISELSALKGVGPATASAVLAAFAPNLTPFMSDEVVIRFCFITSYIFSSIPYIIIIMITVHLISTFFSVSVF, translated from the exons ATGGGCGACAAGGATTCACCCTTGGGGGATCTAACGGTTATAATTACCACTATGGATGGAAAAGTTTCACGCTTGGAGGATCTAGTGGATATAATTACCCCTATGGGAAGCAAAGATCTACCCTTGGGGGATTCAACACATATAATTGCCATTATGGACGACAAGGATCCACCCTTGGGGGATCCATCAGATATAATTACCCCTATGGGTGACAAGGATCCACCCTTGGGGGATCTAGCAGATATAATTGCCACTATAGGCGGAAAGGATCCACCTTTGTGGGATCCAACGAATATAATTGCCACTATGGGCGGAAAGGATCCACCCTTGGAGGATCCATCAGATATATTTGACTCTATGG CACTCTCTACATACCCATCTCAAATCCAATCTCTTTCTCTCACTAAGAAAAAACCCGATCTGGTTTCTCTCAACCAATTCTACTGCAACGAACTCCCTTCTCTCATTCACCAACGAAACCCTAACCCTTTCATCACCACTCAAGAACTTTCCAAACTCATGCAATGGAAACTCACCCGTGGAAAATGGAG GCCGCGTTTGTTGGATTTTGTCTCTTCGATAGAAGATGCTGTTGTGAAACGTTCTTCTGAGAAAGCTTTTGAGAGTCTTCCTGATGTGGAGAAAGCGATTTCTGAGTTAAGTGCGTTGAAAGGAGTTGGTCCTGCTACTGCTTCTGCTGTTTTGGCTGCTTTTGCTCCGAACTTGACCCCTTTTATGTCTGATGAGGTAGTTATTCGTTTTTGTTTTATCACAAGTTACATTTTCAGTTCAATCCCTTATATCATCATTATCATGATCACAGTGCATTTGATATCAACTTTTTTTAGTGTATCCGTATTTTAG